The following coding sequences lie in one Drosophila sulfurigaster albostrigata strain 15112-1811.04 chromosome 2R, ASM2355843v2, whole genome shotgun sequence genomic window:
- the LOC133838531 gene encoding uncharacterized protein LOC133838531 isoform X4, protein MAFSTQKEFFHVPFMNESIDFECTDVCVKLKSYPSTNDDRSWSADEEKKSRFVSDLVSCNTPIFWRRGPEGGEPYDRPGGGPGGRGAGGPGGRGGPDDDYYDGRTGKPGQDGGRGGGRGKQGGRGGDGQDRGGGRPGRGRGQGAADGYGGRGQDQYGRGGPDQGRGPGVDGRSGKGRGQGHGPGGYGGTGKDQGGRGPSQGEGSGGYGGSGQDQRGRAPGQGPGGYGGPGQDYSGRGPGQGQGPGGYGGSGQDQGGRGPGQGPASGYGGPGQVQGERGQGLGPGGYGAPGQDQGGRGQGQGAGGPGQDQGGRGQGPGGYGAPGQDQGGRGQGQGAGGPGQDQGGRGQGPGGYGGPGQDQGGRGPGQGAGGPGQGPGGYGGPGQDQGGRGPGQGPASGYGSPGQDQGGRGQGQGPGGYGAPGQDQGGRGPGEGQGPGGYGGPGQDQGGRGPGQAQGPGGGPGQGQGPGSRGSYGGPGQDRDGRGPGQGQGPGGYGGPGQDQGGRGPGQGQGPGGYGGPGQDQGGRGPGQGQGPGGYGGPGQDQGGRGPGQGQGPGGYGGPGQDQGGRGPGQGRDGGGPGQGQGPGGYGGPGQDQGGRGLGQAQGPGGGPGQGQGPGRVVMAVRVRIGMGVDQVKDRDLVVMGVLAKIRVDEDQVKDRDLEVMGVLAKIRVDEDQVRTGPGGYGGPGQDLGWTRSRSGQGPGGYGGPGQDQGGRGPGQGQGPGGYGGPGQDQGGRGPGQGQGPGGYGGPGQDQGGRGPGQGRDGGGPGQGQGPGGYGGPGQDQGGRGLGQAQGPGGGSGQGQGPGSRGSYGGPGQDRDGRGPGQGQGPGGYGGPGQDQGGRGPGQGRDGGGPGQGPGGFGGPGQDQGGRGLSQAQGRGGGPGQGQGPGSRGSYGGPGHDGDKRGQGQGQGQGGYGGPGQDQGVRGPGQGLGPGGYGGPGQDQGGRGPGQGRDGGGPGQGQGPGGYGSPGQDRGGRGPAQGTDFGGSGQGQGTGPYSGVDQVGRGPGQGRDGVGQGQGPGGFRSPGQEQGASRQGGPGQEQDRRGSRIGADKGPGQTDQGGRGSGQGRDGGPGARPGQGGPGPVQGQRGSRVAQDGQAPGRAQGPGAYGAQGYDQGRDGGAPGHGHGPTGFAGGPGQGQDPGGYGADQGGGPGGYGGGPGKQGGGPGGYGGGPGKQGGGPGGYGGGPGGPGDPRGSLGISDGNPLVGDALINAADETIENMKNVMAKNNLLPKEIIDELDRSTPPRVENAEIKRIMNQRYDPDKSRELRDKIVELEDSGKISPNDANGLYNLQRSIDDMNTAHEILEVENANLRRLIEKQSRRVSMETIKVDPERSNDVNYLQNKIDGMSKELLVLRQFEEDVMASGGPGSPGGTGRQQPPDLDVETIQQMLSERGGLRNKINTLGYLDKVGPLKKKKGDTDYAAGDLARNLEEQNQYIHDMECDIEEMQKYYETEVEQSKYNEELLKCTCNELQQQVIALQPAAQRCKCMQLEIDVLRNELRKRDLALNSYDCQYQQLMNVICELNQKYGNQRGDCPTFEVAECPNVGDDLAFYTGATLEHIRNELDKQVDCFKQMNQNKYSGGQDINNLQDCMDELERLRKLLGEKDGQLGVLIEDNECMCEAALESNKRLNQLDQKVRDLDRDTRYMEDGMRESIGLIQEIGDVARENERLKDRVNNMKTSELQDLTDDLKRQLEDCMKNKQMCEEINKNFKDALRELGADPDNIEKEAKEKIEQQWKAEEEAKRAAEAQAKADEEARAERMREQARELAEQKAAEDTAVGKPGEEPSEERQAEGQDTLTETPGTKPTGPEVEKIPKAEPEQAGAVLKEVPKATDRAPSQPGIKSAEAEKVAAKPSDKPVEKPADASADKAADKLVDKPADKSADRPADKPADKAADKPADKAADKPADKSADKQAEKAADKQAEKAADKKAVDKPAEKAADKPKDAGKPEPTAGQTPAAKAAEKAPAQPITSDPSAAKAGGEKPTAEAVGAKSGAPAADKSGAPAADKAGAAKAGQPTEKAVTPPATATGAAKQETTGQPTKPAEKSPAQPVTAAGGTKPGETASDAPPVAAAKKPAAADQAKAVEKPGAQPTATAAVEKPAAAGQGAKAAEKTGGQPAQAAVAEKPAAAGQPAEKAATQPTGAAGGAKQGPTGAPAKPAEKTPGQPTTATGGPKPGATTGDKTSAPGEKARASGQPGAKPAGAAAGAAGERKGLAAKPGLQGPGKERLGDEGISGAAGGKAAKAPKGKGDDYGRRGKKGSKHMDDTTEEQFDEFVRNTVKTLSAGEIDGVGLERELRKILDMFIDECGFCFCKCNIPKSRFYAICHRLYHHGLHTLDFKDLAYMHKRIFAAAENILPGALFNIIMKDIIAGNSQSLAPLCAPKETPVAEQQCCSCKSSLCCDDTEEKLMIKVMRLENDIENAKMCLKNLKSIPSNISIEAFRMEGGDSPVKDRVLRSSRGGNSIIMYKHIKQARNVKKSVVANN, encoded by the exons ATGGCTTTCTCCACCCAAAAAGAGTTCTTTCATGTGCCTTTTATGAATGAGTCTATCGACTTTGAATGCACAGACGTATGCGTGAAGTTAAAAAGTTATCCATCGACAAACGATGATCGATCCTGGTCGGCTGATGAAGAGAAGAAATCACGATTTGTCTCGGACTTAGTGTCCTGCAATACACCCATATTTTGGCGCCGGGGCCCTGAAGGAGGAGAACCTTACGACAGACCTGGAGGCGGTCCAGGCGGCAGAGGCGCTGGTGGACCTGGAGGCAGAGGCGGACCTGACGATGACTATTATGACGGTAGGACGGGTAAGCCTGGTCAGGATGGTGGTAGGGGTGGAGGGAGGGGAAAGCAAGGCGGTAGAGGCGGGGATGGCCAGGATAGAGGTGGGGGAAGGCCAGGTCGGGGTAGAGGTCAAGGCGCAGCTGATGGCTACGGAGGTAGAGGACAGGATCAATACGGTCGCGGGGGACCTGATCAGGGCAGAGGCCCTGGTGTAGATGGGCGGTCAGGCAAAGGACGAGGGCAAGGACATGGTCCGGGGGGCTATGGAGGAACTGGGAAAGATCAAGGTGGACGTGGACCTAGTCAAGGAGAGGGATCGGGGGGTTATGGAGGCTCTGGCCAGGATCAACGTGGTCGGGCACCAGGACAAGGTCCAGGTGGATATGGAGGCCCTGGTCAGGATTATAGTGGACGCGGACCAGGTCAGGGACAAGGACCCGGGGGTTATGGAGGCTCTGGCCAGGATCAGGGTGGGCGAGGACCAGGTCAGGGACCAGCTTCTGGTTATGGGGGCCCTGGTCAAGTTCAGGGAGAGCGTGGTCAAGGCCTGGGACCAGGTGGTTATGGAGCTCCTGGCCAGGATCAGGGTGGACGGGGACAAGGACAGGGTGCAGGAGGTCCTGGCCAGGATCAGGGTGGTAGAGGCCAGGGACCAGGTGGTTATGGAGCTCCTGGCCAGGATCAGGGTGGACGGGGACAAGGACAGGGTGCAGGAGGTCCTGGCCAGGATCAGGGTGGTAGAGGCCAGGGACCAGGTGGTTATGGAGGCCCTGGCCAGGATCAGGGTGGACGGGGACCAGGACAGGGAGCAGGAG GTCCTGGCCAGGGACCAGGAGGGTATGGAGGGCCTGGCCAGGATCAGGGTGGCCGTGGACCGGGTCAGGGACCAGCTTCTGGATATGGGAGTCCTGGTCAAGATCAGGGTGGGCGAGGTCAAGGCCAGGGACCAGGTGGATATGGAGCCCCTGGCCAGGATCAGGGTGGACGAGGACCAGGTGAAGGACAGGGACCTGGTGGTTATGGTGGTCCTGGCCAAGATCAGGGTGGACGAGGACCAGGTCAGG CCCAGGGACCAGGAGGAGGTCCTGGTCAGGGACAAGGCCCTGGCAGTCGTGGTAGTTATGGCGGTCCGGGTCAGGATCGGGATGGGCGTGGACCAGGTCAAGGACAGGGACCTGGAGGTTATGGGGGTCCTGGCCAAGATCAGGGTGGACGAGGACCAGGTCAAGGACAGGGACCTGGAGGTTATGGTGGTCCTGGCCAAGATCAGGGTGGACGAGGACCAGGTCAAGGACAGGGACCTGGAGGTTATGGTGGTCCTGGCCAAGATCAAGGTGGACGAGGACCAGGTCAAGGACAGGGACCTGGTGGTTATGGTGGTCCTGGCCAAGATCAAGGTGGACGTGGACCAGGTCAGGGTAGAGACGGTGGAGGACCCGGTCAGGGACAGGGGCCTGGGGGCTATGGAGGACCGGGTCAGGATCAGGGTGGGCGGGGACTGGGACAAGCCCAGGGACCAGGAGGAGGTCCTGGTCAGGGACAAGGCCCTGGCAGGGTAGTTATGGCGGTCCGGGTCAGGATCGGGATGGGCGTGGACCAGGTCAAGGACAGGGACCTAGTGGTTATGGGGGTCCTGGCCAAGATCAGGGTGGACGAGGACCAGGTCAAGGACAGGGACCTGGAGGTTATGGGGGTCCTGGCCAAGATCAGGGTGGACGAGGACCAGGTCAGGACAGGACCTGGTGGTTATGGGGGTCCTGGCCAAGATCTGGGGTGGACGAGGTCCAGGTCAGGACAGGGACCTGGAGGTTATGGTGGTCCTGGCCAAGATCAGGGTGGACGAGGACCAGGTCAAGGACAGGGACCTGGAGGTTATGGTGGTCCTGGCCAAGATCAAGGTGGACGAGGACCAGGTCAAGGACAGGGACCTGGTGGTTATGGTGGTCCTGGCCAAGATCAAGGTGGACGAGGACCAGGTCAGGGTAGAGACGGTGGAGGACCCGGTCAGGGACAGGGGCCTGGGGGCTATGGAGGACCGGGTCAGGATCAGGGTGGGCGGGGACTGGGTCAAGCCCAGGGACCAGGAGGAGGTTCTGGTCAGGGACAAGGCCCTGGCAGTCGTGGTAGTTATGGCGGTCCGGGTCAGGATCGGGATGGGCGTGGACCAGGTCAAGGACAGGGAC CTGGGGGTTATGGTGGTCCTGGCCAAGATCAAGGTGGACGAGGACCAGGTCAGGGTAGAGACGGTGGAGGACCCGGACAGGGGCCTGGGGGCTTTGGAGGACCGGGTCAGGATCAGGGTGGGCGGGGACTGAGTCAAGCCCAGGGACGAGGTGGAGGTCCTGGACAGGGACAAGGACCTGGAAGTCGTGGTAGCTATGGTGGGCCAGGCCATGATGGAGATAAGCGAGGCCAAGGTCAGGGTCAGGGCCAAGGTGGCTATGGAGGTCCCGGACAGGATCAGGGTGTACGTGGACCAGGTCAGGGACTGGGACCTGGTGGTTATGGAGGTCCTGGCCAAGATCAAGGTGGACGAGGACCAGGTCAGGGTAGAGATGGTGGGGGCCCCGGACAGGGACAAGGGCCAGGCGGCTATGGAAGTCCAGGTCAGGATCGCGGCGGGCGTGGTCCGGCTCAAGGAACAGACTTTGGAGGATCGGGTCAGGGGCAAGGAACAGGGCCATACAGTGGAGTAGACCAGGTTGGACGTGGGCCGGGACAAGGGCGAGATGGAGTCGGTCAAGGCCAGGGTCCAGGGGGCTTTAGAAGTCCCGGCCAAGAGCAGGGTGCAAGTCGACAAGGCGGTCCAGGACAAGAACAGGACCGACGTGGGTCACGTATTGGAGCCGATAAGGGACCAGGTCAGACAGATCAGGGTGGCCGTGGGTCAGGTCAAGGACGAGACGGTGGACCAGGTGCAAGACCGGGCCAAGGTGGTCCCGGTCCAGTGCAGGGGCAACGTGGATCTCGTGTTGCACAAGACGGACAAGCACCAGGTCGGGCACAGGGCCCCGGTGCTTATGGAGCACAAGGTTACGACCAAGGCCGCGATGGTGGAGCTCCAGGGCATGGTCATGGGCCAACTGGATTTGCTGGAGGTCCAGGTCAAGGGCAAGATCCGGGGGGTTATGGAGCCGACCAGGGAGGAGGACCTGGAGGATATGGTGGTGGCCCAGGAAAACAAGGTGGTGGTCCAGGAGGTTATGGTGGTGGCCCAGGAAAACAAGGGGGTGGTCCTGGAGGTTATGGTGGTGGCCCAGGTGGCCCTGGTGATCCTCGAGGAAGTCTTGGCATCTCTGATGGAAATCCGTTGGTCGGTGATGCTTTAATCAATGCTGCTGACGAGACAATTGAGAATATGAAGAACGTAATGGCTAAAAACAATTTACTACCAAAAGAAATTATCGACGAACTGGATAGATCAACACCACCCAGGGTAGAAAATGCCGAGATAAAGCGAATTATGAATCAACGTTACGATCCGGACAAAAGTAGGGAACTTAGAGATAAGATCGTCGAACTTGAAGACTCTGGGAAGATCAGCCCCAATGATGCAAACGGACTCTACAATCTGCAAAGATCTATTGATGATATGAACACAGCTCATGAGATTCTAGAAGTGGAAAATGCAAATCTGCGACGTCTCATTGAGAAGCAGTCCAGGCGCGTATCAATGGAGACCATTAAAGTCGATCCTGAGAGAAGCAATGACGTTAACTacttgcaaaataaaatcgatGGCATGAGTAAAGAACTTTTGGTGCTGCGACAATTTGAAGAAGATGTTATGGCATCTGGCGGGCCTGGTAGTCCTGGCGGCACTGGCAGGCAACAACCTCCTGATTTGGACGTCGAAACTATTCAACAAATGTTATCGGAGCGAGGCGGATTACGCAACAAAATTAACACGCTAGGTTATCTTGATAAGGTTGGTCcattgaagaagaaaaagggTGATACCGATTATGCTGCCGGAGACCTAGCACGAAATCTTGAAGaacaaaatcaatatattCATGATATGGAATGCGACATTgaagaaatgcaaaagtattaCGAAACCGAAGTGGAACAATCCAAATATAATGAGGAATTGCTTAAg TGCACCTGTAATGAGCTACAACAGCAAGTGATTGCTCTCCAACCTGCGGCTCAGCGTTGTAAGTGCATGCAATTGGAGATCGACGTGCTCCGCAATGAACTCCGTAAACGAGATCTTGCTTTGAATTCTTACGATTGCCAGTACCAACAGTTAATg aACGTCATCTGTGAGTTAAACCAAAAGTATGGAAATCAGCGAGGCGATTGTCCAACATTTGAAGTAGCTGAGTGTCCTAATGTGGGTGATGATCTAGCTTTCTATACAGGCGCCACGTTGGAGCACATTCGGAATGAATTGGATAAACAGGTCGACTGCTTCAAGCAAatgaatcaaaataaatattcggGTGGCCAAGATATCAACAATTTACAAGACTGCATGGACGAATTAGAACGCCTTAGAAAGTTATTGGGAGAAAAGGATGGCCAGTTGGGTGTATTAATTGAGGACAACGAGTGCATGTGCGAGGCTGCACTCGAGAGTAATAAGCGTCTGAACCAATTGGATCAAAAGGTTCGTGATTTGGATAGAGACACACGGTATATGGAGGATGGGATGCGCGAGAGCATAGGCCTAATACAGGAAATTGGAGATGTTGCTAGAGAGAATGAAAGGCTTAAGGATAGAGTTAACAATATGAAAACTTCAGAGCTTCAAGATTTAACTGACGATCTGAAAAGGCAATTGGAAGACTGCATGAAGAACAAGCAGATGTGTGAAGAAATTAACAAGAATTTTAAGGACGCATTAAGGGAACTCGGTGCTGATCccgataatattgaaaaagaaGCTAAAGAAAAAATAGAGCAGCAATGGAAGgccgaagaagaagcaaaacgAGCGGCTGAAGCTCAAGCTAAGGCAGACGAAGAGGCCAGGGCTGAAAGAATGCGCGAACAAGCAAGAGAGTTAGCTGAACAAAAAGCAGCAGAAGATACAGCAGTTGGTAAACCAGGGGAAGAACCAAGTGAAGAACGTCAAGCAGAAGGTCAAGATACATTAACGGAGACACCTGGTACTAAGCCGACTGGGCCAGAAGTTGAAAAGATTCCAAAAGCTGAACCCGAACAAGCAGGAGCTGTGCTAAAAGAAGTACCTAAGGCTACAGATCGTGCACCAAGTCAACCAGGAATCAAATCAGCTGAAGCTGAGAAAGTTGCAGCAAAGCCCAGCGATAAACCCGTAGAAAAACCAGCTGATGCGTCAGCTGACAAGGCAGCCGATAAACTAGTTGACAAACCAGCTGATAAGTCAGCTGATAGGCCAGCTGATAAACCAGCTGACAAGGCAGCTGATAAACCAGCTGACAAGGCAGCTGATAAGCCAGCTGACAAATCAGCTGACAAACAAGCTGAGAAAGCAGCTGACAAACAAGCTGAGAAAGCAGCTGACAAAAAGGCTGTTGACAAACCAGCTGAGAAAGCAGCTGATAAACCAAAGGATGCGGGAAAACCTGAACCGACAGCGGGACAAACACCTGCTGCTAAGGCTGCTGAAAAAGCACCTGCACAACCGATAACTTCTGACCCATCGGCTGCAAAAGCTGGTGGTGAGAAACCAACTGCCGAAGCTGTGGGAGCTAAATCGGGAGCGCCTGCTGCGGATAAGTCCGGAGCACCAGCAGCTGATAAAGCAGGGGCAGCGAAAGCGGGTCAACCTACTGAGAAAGCAGTCACACCGCCTGCTACTGCAACCGGAGCTGCGAAGCAGGAAACAACCGGACAACCTACTAAGCCAGCAGAAAAATCACCTGCACAGCCGGTTACAGCTGCTGGTGGGACCAAGCCGGGAGAAACAGCTTCTGATGCACCACCAGTAGCCGCGGCGAaaaaaccagcagcagctgaccAAGCTAAGGCAGTTGAAAAACCAGGTGCCCAGCCTACCGCGACAGCAGCCGTTGAAAAACCCGCAGCAGCAGGTCAAGGTGCCAAGGCGGCTGAAAAAACTGGAGGACAGCCTGCCCAGGCAGCTGTCGCTGAGAAGCCTGCGGCTGCGGGACAACCTGCTGAGAAAGCAGCGACTCAACCTACTGGAGCAGCCGGTGGTGCTAAACAGGGACCAACTGGTGCGCCTGCCAAGCCAGCAGAAAAAACTCCTGGGCAACCAACTACAGCTACAGGAGGACCTAAACCGGGTGCAACAACAGGCGATAAAACTTCAGCACCAGGAGAAAAGGCCAGAGCGTCCGGACAGCCGGGCGCCAAgccagctggagcagcagctggtgcTGCAGGGGAAAGAAAAGGCTTGGCGGCAAAGCCAGGCTTACAAGGCCCTGGAAAGGAGAGACTTGGGGATGAGGGAATTAGCGGAGCTGCTGGAGGCAAAGCTGCGAAAGCTCCCAAAGGTAAAGGTGATGATTACGGGCGTCGCGGAAAGAAGGGTTCCAAGCATATGGACGACACCACCGAGGAGCAGTTCGATGAGTTTGTAAGGAATACCGTGAAAACTCTATCGGCTGGCGAAATTGATGGTGTTGGCTTGGAAAGAGAATTGCGAAAAATACTGGACATGTTTATCGACGAGTGTGGTTTCTGCTTTTGCAAATGTAACATTCCCAAAAGCCGATTCTATGCTATTTGTCATCGACTATATCACCATGGTCTACACACTTTGGACTTTAAGGATCTGGCCTACATGCATAAGCGAATTTTTGCCGCAGCAGAGAATATACTTCCTGGCGCTCTCTTTAATATCATAATGAAAGACATTATCGCTGGCAATTCACAGAGCCTGGCTCCGCTGTGCGCTCCTAAAGAAACTCCTGTGGCGGAACAACAATGCTGCTCATGCAAAAGTTCTCTTTGTTGCGATGATACTGAAGAAAAACTCATGATTAAAG TAATGCGACTTGAGAATGATATTGAGAATGCCAAAATGTgcttaaagaatttaaaaagcaTACCATCGAATATTTCCATTGAAGCATTTCGTATGGAAGGTGGCGATAGTCCAGTAAA GGATAGAGTTCTTCGCTCTTCGCGCGGTGGTAATTCTATAATAATGTACAAGCATATAAAGCAGGCTCGCAATGTTAAG AAGAGCGTTGttgcaaacaatt